A window from Deinococcus sp. Leaf326 encodes these proteins:
- a CDS encoding type II toxin-antitoxin system VapC family toxin, with product MYLLDTDTVSELRKVKAGRADKHVAQWAQRVLTTELYLSVITVQELELGLLLQERRDAERGHALRGWVEGQVLPAFAGRLLPVTVAIARQCAALNVPETQPERDGLLAATALIHGLTLVTRNVSDFQGTGVTLLDPWQAQPED from the coding sequence ATGTACCTCCTCGATACGGACACCGTTTCCGAGTTACGCAAGGTGAAGGCTGGACGGGCCGATAAACACGTCGCCCAGTGGGCACAGCGGGTTCTGACGACCGAACTGTATCTCTCGGTCATCACGGTTCAGGAATTGGAACTCGGCCTCCTGCTTCAGGAGCGCCGGGATGCAGAGCGGGGCCACGCGTTGCGGGGATGGGTCGAAGGTCAGGTGCTCCCTGCCTTTGCCGGTCGCCTGTTGCCGGTGACGGTGGCTATCGCGCGCCAATGTGCTGCGCTGAACGTGCCTGAGACGCAACCTGAACGGGACGGCTTGCTGGCCGCGACTGCGCTGATCCATGGGTTGACGCTGGTGACGCGGAACGTCAGTGACTTTCAGGGGACTGGCGTGACCCTGCTCGATCCCTGGCAGGCCCAGCCGGAGGACTGA
- a CDS encoding type II toxin-antitoxin system Phd/YefM family antitoxin: MTTISAREFNQQVSRARQAALEEPVFITERGRPRHVLLSIEAYEALLGGQMSIVDLLHFGGDLDVEFPRAQGLAQAAEFD; the protein is encoded by the coding sequence ATGACGACGATCAGTGCACGGGAGTTCAATCAGCAGGTCAGCAGGGCCCGTCAGGCAGCCCTCGAGGAGCCGGTCTTCATTACGGAGCGGGGCCGGCCGCGCCATGTGCTGCTGAGTATCGAGGCGTATGAGGCGCTGTTGGGCGGCCAGATGTCCATCGTCGATCTTCTCCATTTCGGAGGCGACCTGGACGTGGAATTTCCCAGGGCTCAGGGTCTGGCGCAGGCCGCGGAGTTCGACTGA